The genomic window TAATCGCTGCTCGGATACAAAAATTAAAACTGAAAATTAAAATAGAATTACAAATCATAAATAATTAGACGCAGAAGATTACTTAAATTCAAATAGGACTAAACTAAAAACAAGGAGCTGAAAATGATGAAGAAAAAAACAAGAAACATATTGATAATTATAGTTGGGATTGCTATTATTTTAGGGGTTGGTGCATATAGTTTTGCAACCGCAAACATAAATTATAATAAAGAACAATCTCAAGAAATCGCTCTACAAAGAATTCCTGGTGAAGTAACAGATATTGAAACGGAGTTTGAAATTGAAGATATTACGTTGGAGTATACTTTTCTTATAATAGATGAAGAAAACGTCATGCAAGAAGTTACCGTAAATTCAAAAAGTGGTGCGATTACTGGTATCAATTAATACTTGTCAGGCCTGATACAAGCTACTTTCTAAAAATAGTGCCTTGCTTTTTATTTCTAAATTTACGATAAGAGCACATTTATCGTTTCTATCTTCAAGAAAATCCCCCTCCAAAAAGGCGAGGGGGATTTTTTGTTTTGCTTGAAGAAAACAGGCGGAAAATCCGACGTTTTTCGGGCCTGTTCGCAGAAATCTTTTTTAGCTCAAAGGTGAAAAAAAGAGCCGAGAGAACGATGCTGCTGAAACATAACGGAAATTTCAGCAGCATCCTTCACGGACGATAAGATATAGAATAAAAAAATAAGATCACTGACAATTCACTTCGTGAATGAGGCAGTAATTCCTATTTTTTTATTATTTTTTATTTATTAGTGTTATTATTCTCTTTGTGTTTACCATAAATATTATAATTGCTGCTTGAATATACATGCCAATTAGACCCAACGATGACGCTATACCATAACCGTGTCGTTGTTTTAATTCACTGTTTTTTGCTTCAATTTTATAGTGTTTCTTTGTTTTCTCTTTAAAATAGTCGCTAGTTTGAAATTTCTTTTGCTGGCCGTGTAAATCACTTAGAATTGAAACACTATAAGATTTACTTTTAGCCCCTGTTTTATAACAACTTTCATTTATTGGACAACATTTGCATCTTTCGATATCAAAATAGTAAGTCATTGTCTGATTATTATTTATGTTTTTTGCTCCTCTCTTTGCTTTTCGGAGTGCTTGATACCCTTGCGGACAACAATACATACCAGAATCTTTATTGAAATTGAATTTGTCTTCCTCACGACGTGCTCCATTACTAATTTTGGGATGAAGCTTTGCAATAAGATGCATTTTATTCAATCTTGCGTAGTTAATGTTTTATTTTCCAGAATATGTAGTGTAGCCGATAATAGCCTCAACATCTATTCCATTTGCAACTGATTTTTCATATAATTTTTTTAGGTATAAGCCATCAGATTTATGTCCAATAGTTGCCTCGATATTCCCAAGGGAATACAGCTAGTTTTTACCTCGCAGAGCCTGTCCAAAATTTTTTGGTCTAACAAGCTGTACCAGATGTTTAATGGCGCTCGCTTTATATTACGAGAGTTGTATAAAAGACGCACGTTTTTATGCTATTTCATATATCTGGAATAGCTGAGTTTTTATTAACGTACGTTTTCGAGTACGTTAGTAAAAATAAAAAGAGAGGAATAATCTATGTCAATTATAAACCCTAACCAAGCTAGAAAAGTCTTTTATCAATTACTAAAAGACGTCAACGAAACCAATGAGCCTATTTATATCTCAGGTAAAAATGAAGTTAGCAAAACTGTTATGATTAGCAAAAAAGATTGAGATTCTATTCAAGAAACACTATATCTTCAATCTTCTGGAGTATCTGATGTGATCCAACAGTGTAAACAAAAAAATGGGGTTATTGCATTGGAGGATATCGATTGGAATGCTCTATAAAATTAGCAAAATCCGCTACAAAAGATTTAAAGAATTTAAAATCTGCTCATTTAGGCAAAAAATTAAT from Carnobacterium iners includes these protein-coding regions:
- a CDS encoding PepSY domain-containing protein produces the protein MKKKTRNILIIIVGIAIILGVGAYSFATANINYNKEQSQEIALQRIPGEVTDIETEFEIEDITLEYTFLIIDEENVMQEVTVNSKSGAITGIN
- a CDS encoding transposase; this encodes MHLIAKLHPKISNGARREEDKFNFNKDSGMYCCPQGYQALRKAKRGAKNINNNQTMTYYFDIERCKCCPINESCYKTGAKSKSYSVSILSDLHGQQKKFQTSDYFKEKTKKHYKIEAKNSELKQRHGYGIASSLGLIGMYIQAAIIIFMVNTKRIITLINKK
- a CDS encoding type II toxin-antitoxin system Phd/YefM family antitoxin, which translates into the protein MSIINPNQARKVFYQLLKDVNETNEPIYISGKNEVSKTVMISKKD